A window of the Natrinema salifodinae genome harbors these coding sequences:
- a CDS encoding cupin domain-containing protein, which yields MAATSKKQPEATRAIDLYEFEGTDVYQEGDERARLRGYFPLTPGTPNGTDAGAEDLMLVSMEIDPGDHLPSHRDSNEELLVVIAGTVEATVGDETIPLEAGQCAIVPEMEPHGIANAGDEPARIIGVFPDTELTATFEETMQPFGTTDVTIGGETPKTDRESE from the coding sequence ATGGCAGCAACATCGAAGAAGCAACCGGAAGCGACCCGAGCGATCGATCTCTACGAATTCGAGGGAACCGACGTGTATCAGGAGGGCGACGAGCGCGCACGCCTGCGCGGCTACTTCCCGCTGACGCCCGGAACGCCGAACGGGACCGACGCTGGCGCCGAAGATCTGATGCTCGTCAGCATGGAGATCGACCCCGGCGACCACCTCCCCAGCCACCGGGACAGCAACGAGGAACTCCTCGTAGTGATCGCAGGGACGGTCGAAGCGACGGTCGGCGACGAGACGATCCCCCTCGAGGCGGGACAGTGCGCCATCGTCCCCGAAATGGAACCCCACGGGATCGCGAACGCCGGCGACGAACCCGCCCGCATTATCGGGGTGTTCCCGGACACCGAACTGACCGCGACGTTCGAGGAGACGATGCAACCGTTCGGAACGACTGACGTGACGATCGGCGGGGAGACGCCGAAGACCGACCGGGAGAGCGAGTGA
- a CDS encoding AMP-binding protein, with protein sequence MSENTSPSLEDVDEIVHEPDREFVESTNVYDFMETYGIDDYDDLIERTTTEVEGEPESGLDWFWDELVDYLGIEFYEAYDEVRDSSEGPQFTDWYVDGELNIAHNVVDRHAARDEERRNKVATIWEGEDGEVREVTYHELRRQANQVANTLEERGVGAGDTVGLYMPMVPEVVSILYGCFKVGAIAVPIFSGFGVDAAATRIEDSEPAVLFTGDGFYRRGDPVFLKSSADQAIEEAGHVEHAIVFDRLGSSDRRSETEIPWTDDRDEWWDDAVAAQDDEYETASLPSNQESMLLYSSGTTGKPKGIVHTHAGVQVQCAKEVYFGMDLKPADRFFWVSDIGWMMGPWTLIGTHTFGGTVFMYEGAPDHPEPDRFWEMIDRHDLTQFGISPTAIRALRKHGDDWLEGHDLSSLRLLGSTGEPWDPESWRWFYENVGGGQAPIINISGGTEICGCFLMPMPTQPLKPCTLGGPGLGMNIDIVDRDGTSVAEEHRRGFLVARDSCPSMTKSLWSGDERYLTEYWSTFEDPPLWNHGDWAQKDEDGFWFLHGRADDALNVAGRKVGPAEVEGALIDHDAVNQAAAIGAPDETTGTAVVTYVVLDGAEESDDLREELRAQVGEELGKPFRPREVLFVDELPKTQSGKIIRRAIEATYTGEDLGDMSSIENPEALEELADAR encoded by the coding sequence ATGTCCGAGAACACGAGCCCCAGTCTCGAGGATGTCGACGAGATCGTCCACGAACCCGACCGGGAGTTCGTCGAATCTACCAACGTCTACGACTTCATGGAGACGTACGGGATCGACGACTACGACGACCTCATCGAGCGGACGACGACCGAGGTCGAGGGCGAACCCGAGAGCGGCCTCGACTGGTTCTGGGACGAGCTGGTCGACTACCTCGGGATCGAGTTCTACGAGGCCTACGACGAGGTCCGAGACAGCAGCGAGGGGCCGCAGTTCACCGACTGGTACGTCGACGGCGAACTCAACATCGCACACAACGTCGTCGACCGCCACGCCGCCCGCGACGAGGAGCGGCGCAACAAAGTCGCTACCATCTGGGAGGGCGAAGACGGCGAGGTCCGGGAGGTGACCTATCACGAACTCCGTCGCCAGGCGAACCAGGTCGCGAACACCCTCGAGGAACGCGGCGTCGGCGCGGGCGACACGGTCGGACTGTACATGCCGATGGTACCCGAGGTCGTCTCGATCCTCTATGGCTGTTTCAAGGTGGGCGCGATCGCGGTGCCGATCTTCTCGGGCTTCGGCGTCGACGCGGCTGCGACCCGGATCGAGGACTCGGAGCCCGCGGTGCTGTTCACCGGCGACGGGTTCTATCGACGCGGCGATCCGGTCTTCCTCAAGTCCTCGGCCGACCAGGCGATCGAGGAAGCGGGGCACGTCGAGCACGCGATCGTCTTCGATCGGCTCGGCTCGAGCGACCGGCGGAGCGAGACCGAGATCCCCTGGACCGACGACCGCGACGAGTGGTGGGACGACGCCGTGGCGGCGCAAGACGACGAGTACGAGACGGCGTCGCTGCCCTCGAATCAGGAGTCGATGCTCCTCTATTCGTCGGGGACGACGGGCAAGCCGAAGGGGATCGTCCACACCCACGCGGGCGTGCAGGTCCAGTGCGCCAAGGAGGTCTACTTCGGGATGGACCTCAAGCCGGCCGACCGGTTCTTCTGGGTCTCGGACATCGGCTGGATGATGGGGCCATGGACGCTGATCGGGACCCACACTTTCGGCGGCACCGTCTTCATGTACGAGGGCGCGCCCGACCACCCCGAACCCGACCGGTTCTGGGAGATGATCGACCGACACGACCTCACCCAGTTCGGCATCTCGCCGACCGCGATCCGCGCGTTACGGAAGCACGGCGACGACTGGCTCGAAGGTCACGACCTCTCGTCGCTCCGGCTACTCGGCTCGACGGGCGAGCCCTGGGACCCCGAGTCCTGGCGCTGGTTCTACGAGAACGTCGGCGGCGGCCAGGCGCCGATCATCAACATCTCCGGGGGCACCGAGATTTGTGGCTGCTTCCTGATGCCGATGCCGACCCAGCCGCTCAAGCCCTGCACGCTCGGCGGCCCCGGGCTCGGGATGAACATCGACATCGTCGACCGCGACGGGACCTCCGTCGCGGAGGAGCACCGCCGGGGCTTCCTCGTCGCCAGGGACTCCTGTCCGTCGATGACCAAGTCGCTGTGGTCGGGCGACGAGCGCTACCTGACCGAGTACTGGTCGACCTTCGAGGACCCGCCCCTGTGGAACCACGGCGACTGGGCCCAGAAGGACGAGGACGGCTTCTGGTTCCTCCACGGCCGCGCCGACGACGCGCTCAACGTCGCCGGACGCAAGGTCGGCCCCGCCGAGGTCGAAGGGGCGCTGATCGATCACGACGCGGTCAACCAGGCCGCCGCGATCGGCGCGCCGGACGAAACGACCGGGACCGCGGTCGTCACCTACGTCGTCCTCGACGGCGCCGAGGAGAGCGACGACCTCCGCGAGGAACTGCGCGCGCAGGTGGGCGAGGAACTGGGGAAGCCGTTCCGCCCGCGCGAGGTGCTGTTCGTCGACGAACTGCCGAAGACCCAGTCGGGAAAGATCATCCGCCGGGCCATCGAGGCCACCTACACGGGCGAGGACTTGGGCGACATGAGCAGCATCGAGAACCCGGAGGCGCTCGAGGAACTGGCGGACGCCAGGTAG
- a CDS encoding DUF7518 family protein: MPNNRVEELESTVAKLESTVEGLTDELIEAKERIRVLEAELDTETPTRVPERRSGEPAAAVDEDETPDAESDDVAEAAADAEDDGDAAGDEAEDSGSDDIIVA; encoded by the coding sequence ATGCCGAACAACCGCGTCGAGGAACTCGAATCGACGGTCGCGAAGCTCGAGTCGACGGTAGAGGGGCTGACAGATGAACTCATCGAAGCGAAGGAGCGCATTCGCGTCCTTGAGGCCGAACTCGACACCGAGACGCCGACGCGCGTCCCCGAGCGTCGGAGCGGCGAGCCCGCCGCGGCGGTCGACGAAGACGAAACGCCCGACGCCGAGTCCGACGACGTCGCCGAAGCGGCGGCCGACGCCGAGGACGACGGCGACGCTGCCGGCGACGAAGCGGAAGACTCAGGTAGCGACGACATTATTGTCGCATAA
- a CDS encoding Glu/Leu/Phe/Val family dehydrogenase yields the protein MTARDHDTDSGESGRTAPDLDAPWTYATTAARRLGVPDEIEHRLLYPRQRQRLSVPFERDDGTLGVCEGYRVRHDGVRGPFVGPHRYADALTGDDCAGLAAATTVGAAIAGVPFGGAAGGIAVDPTTLSRDERVRLIRAYAARVDGVGPDGDVLVPDVGTDERTMARFADAIADRIDGPPRATVAGKPPAVGGFRDIPRASGHSVAHVTQDVLETDRDRPLSEATIAVAGTGTVGATAARLLEFWGGTVVAMCSDRAGLTAPADEDGLDADLAPSYLDRPGALAAYDDGTMTGTENVLERDADVLVLAAPATAVTAENAAAIRSDLVVEGAVGGVTPGGQAALEERGVTVVPATLATAGTMVAAHLEWVQSVGRDRLSDARVTNEFGYALTDAVADVRDRRESCDLTWRQAAYSVGLSRVAAAHEVVR from the coding sequence ATCGAGCACCGACTCCTCTATCCGCGCCAGCGCCAGCGGCTCTCGGTACCGTTCGAGCGCGACGACGGCACGCTCGGCGTCTGCGAGGGGTACCGCGTCCGCCACGACGGCGTCCGCGGCCCGTTCGTCGGCCCGCACCGATACGCCGACGCGCTAACCGGCGACGACTGCGCCGGCCTGGCCGCGGCGACGACCGTCGGCGCCGCGATCGCCGGCGTTCCCTTCGGCGGCGCGGCGGGCGGAATCGCCGTCGATCCGACGACGCTCTCGCGGGACGAACGCGTCCGGCTCATCCGCGCCTACGCGGCCCGCGTCGACGGCGTCGGCCCCGACGGCGACGTCCTCGTCCCCGACGTCGGGACCGACGAGCGCACCATGGCCCGATTCGCCGACGCCATCGCCGATCGGATCGACGGCCCGCCGCGAGCGACGGTCGCCGGAAAGCCGCCGGCCGTCGGCGGCTTCCGCGACATCCCGCGCGCGAGCGGCCACAGCGTCGCCCACGTGACACAGGACGTCCTCGAAACCGACCGCGATCGGCCGCTGTCCGAGGCGACGATCGCCGTCGCCGGCACCGGCACCGTCGGCGCGACCGCGGCCCGCCTGCTCGAGTTCTGGGGCGGCACCGTCGTCGCGATGTGCAGCGATCGGGCCGGGCTCACCGCGCCCGCTGACGAGGACGGTTTGGACGCGGATCTCGCCCCCAGCTATCTCGATCGACCGGGCGCGCTCGCGGCCTACGACGACGGAACGATGACCGGCACCGAGAACGTCCTCGAACGGGACGCCGACGTCCTCGTCCTCGCGGCCCCCGCGACGGCGGTCACCGCCGAGAACGCGGCTGCGATCCGATCCGATCTCGTCGTCGAGGGCGCCGTCGGCGGCGTGACCCCCGGCGGCCAGGCCGCCCTCGAAGAGCGCGGCGTGACGGTCGTGCCCGCCACCCTGGCGACGGCCGGGACGATGGTCGCGGCCCACCTCGAGTGGGTCCAGAGCGTCGGCCGGGACCGGCTGAGCGACGCGCGCGTGACCAACGAGTTCGGCTACGCGCTCACCGACGCGGTCGCCGACGTGCGCGACCGCCGCGAGAGCTGCGACCTGACCTGGCGCCAGGCTGCCTACAGCGTCGGCCTCTCGCGGGTCGCGGCCGCCCACGAGGTGGTGCGATGA
- a CDS encoding dicarboxylate/amino acid:cation symporter — protein MATSNVKSYWGRYRSIPIVYRIGAAFVLGSIVGLVVGDPATRLEPLGDIFVRLLSMIVIPIVVFTLLMGIRRISPAQLGRIGGQVIALYAIMSAIAVFIGLAVANLVNPGTGLTLTEDAAFEPAETPDFVDVLVGIVPENPIGAMAEGDVLATIFFVIVFGLALLLLEESSEDEAVLRGVESIFDIVEAGTEALFKLVWGIMEYGVIGVFALMAAVFGEAGVDALVPFAMLIAALTAAILLHIAVVYLGGLIVALTRQSPVAFLAGSKDAIVTALSIRSSSGTLPVTMANADDNLRIDESVYGFSLPLGATINMDGTAMYQGVVAVFAANLVGVQLTIVEQVTVVLIAVLASIGAGGVPGTGLIMLTLVLTQLGLPLEVVGFVAGVDPILDRLRTMTNVTGDLAVTTVVAHWNDAIDFTGGSWADPTRGLEIGGDTTAGGD, from the coding sequence ATGGCAACAAGTAACGTCAAATCGTACTGGGGGCGGTACCGCTCGATCCCGATCGTGTACCGAATCGGCGCGGCGTTCGTCCTGGGGTCGATCGTCGGCCTGGTCGTCGGCGATCCCGCGACGAGGCTCGAGCCGCTGGGGGACATCTTCGTCCGGCTGTTGAGCATGATCGTCATCCCGATCGTCGTCTTCACCCTGCTGATGGGGATACGACGGATCTCGCCGGCCCAACTGGGCCGGATCGGCGGTCAGGTGATCGCGCTGTACGCGATCATGTCCGCGATCGCGGTGTTCATCGGCCTGGCGGTAGCGAACCTGGTCAATCCGGGGACGGGACTGACGCTGACCGAGGATGCGGCGTTCGAGCCGGCCGAGACGCCGGACTTCGTCGATGTGCTGGTCGGGATCGTCCCGGAGAATCCGATCGGGGCGATGGCGGAGGGCGACGTCCTCGCGACGATCTTCTTCGTCATCGTCTTCGGCCTGGCGCTGTTGCTGCTCGAGGAGAGCAGCGAGGACGAGGCCGTCCTCCGGGGCGTCGAATCGATCTTCGACATCGTCGAGGCCGGCACCGAGGCGCTGTTCAAGCTCGTCTGGGGGATCATGGAGTACGGCGTCATCGGCGTCTTCGCGCTGATGGCCGCCGTCTTCGGCGAGGCCGGCGTCGACGCGCTCGTCCCGTTCGCGATGCTGATCGCCGCGCTGACCGCCGCAATCCTGCTCCACATCGCAGTCGTCTACCTCGGCGGGCTCATCGTGGCGCTCACTAGGCAGTCGCCCGTCGCGTTCCTCGCGGGCTCGAAGGACGCGATCGTGACCGCGCTCTCGATCCGCTCCTCGAGCGGCACGCTGCCGGTGACGATGGCTAACGCCGACGACAACCTGCGGATCGACGAGAGCGTCTACGGATTTTCGCTCCCGCTGGGCGCGACGATCAACATGGACGGAACGGCGATGTACCAGGGCGTCGTGGCCGTCTTCGCCGCCAACCTCGTGGGCGTGCAGCTAACGATCGTCGAGCAGGTGACGGTCGTCCTCATCGCCGTGCTCGCGAGCATCGGGGCCGGGGGCGTCCCCGGCACGGGGCTGATCATGCTGACCTTAGTGCTGACCCAACTCGGGCTCCCGCTCGAGGTGGTCGGCTTCGTCGCCGGCGTCGACCCGATCCTCGACCGACTCCGGACGATGACGAACGTGACCGGCGACCTGGCCGTCACGACGGTCGTCGCCCACTGGAACGACGCGATCGACTTCACCGGGGGCTCGTGGGCCGATCCGACGCGGGGCCTCGAAATCGGCGGCGACACAACGGCGGGTGGCGACTGA
- a CDS encoding DUF2182 domain-containing protein, whose amino-acid sequence MVPDVRLPFTTRIDRDSVPVAETLVLSLSALLWFVLRRGWLPGPGPVPDGLDAPMSAPGVPEAAATANGLAGALAYLLLWGAMMLTMMLPSLLPAVRRYRDELCDAPSVFGPSIAAFVGAYGLVWTLAGAVPLAVDFLLSIRGLVTATIGGVDAGALALAGLFAFAGAYQFTSLKRDLLARCARCRSIPHRPGVRRMAREGVEYAANCVGCTWPLFAAMVALGSMNHLVMVGLTLVVALERLAANGEDIAVAWGVVLLGAAAVALLSGVLGI is encoded by the coding sequence ATGGTACCCGACGTTCGACTCCCGTTCACGACTCGTATCGATCGCGACTCGGTCCCGGTCGCGGAAACGCTCGTCCTCTCGCTGTCCGCCCTGCTGTGGTTCGTCCTCCGCCGGGGATGGCTCCCCGGGCCGGGACCGGTCCCGGACGGCCTCGACGCGCCGATGAGCGCGCCAGGCGTTCCCGAAGCGGCGGCCACGGCAAACGGACTCGCCGGTGCCCTGGCCTACCTCCTGCTGTGGGGTGCGATGATGCTGACAATGATGCTCCCGTCGCTCCTTCCCGCCGTCCGGCGGTATCGGGACGAACTCTGCGACGCGCCGTCCGTTTTCGGCCCGTCGATCGCGGCGTTCGTCGGGGCCTACGGCCTCGTCTGGACGCTGGCCGGCGCCGTCCCGCTGGCGGTCGACTTCCTCCTCTCGATCCGCGGCCTGGTGACCGCGACGATCGGCGGGGTCGACGCCGGGGCGCTCGCGCTTGCCGGCCTGTTCGCGTTCGCGGGCGCCTACCAGTTCACGTCGCTGAAACGGGATCTGCTCGCGCGGTGTGCGCGCTGTCGATCGATCCCGCACCGCCCCGGCGTCCGCCGGATGGCGCGCGAGGGGGTCGAGTACGCCGCCAACTGCGTCGGCTGCACCTGGCCGCTGTTCGCGGCCATGGTCGCGCTGGGATCGATGAACCACCTCGTCATGGTCGGCCTGACGCTGGTCGTCGCGCTCGAGCGCCTGGCGGCCAACGGCGAGGACATCGCGGTCGCCTGGGGCGTCGTCCTCCTCGGCGCGGCCGCGGTCGCGCTCCTCTCGGGCGTGCTCGGCATCTGA
- a CDS encoding SDR family oxidoreductase, with product MSQDQVTPPTVAREDIHDFDDDSFTDRNVCLVTGAASGIGRATALAAAGNGLTVAATDVDEEGLDGTVDRGEELDLGGTIESIPGDLTDDGDLERIVDEAAELGDIKYLANVAGMQHIDPIEDFPMETYDTMHRIMLRAPLYLSKLCIPHFRETEDGEGCVGNMGSVHGHYVTSDKVGYNVSKFGLRGLTQSIAAEGEGAIRSFSVSTGYVKTPLVTDQLEDTAEQRGISVDEVIEDVMLGQSRVKEMMEPVDVANLFLLGFSDLGRHLDGGDLLFDGGMTLTYE from the coding sequence ATGTCACAGGATCAGGTCACCCCACCGACGGTCGCGCGCGAGGACATTCACGACTTCGACGACGACTCGTTCACCGATCGCAACGTCTGCCTGGTGACGGGCGCGGCCTCGGGTATCGGTCGAGCGACGGCGCTGGCGGCCGCGGGGAACGGACTCACCGTCGCGGCGACGGACGTTGACGAGGAGGGGCTCGACGGGACGGTCGACCGCGGCGAAGAACTCGACCTCGGGGGAACGATCGAGTCGATTCCCGGCGACCTCACGGACGACGGCGACCTCGAGCGAATCGTCGACGAGGCCGCGGAACTCGGTGATATCAAGTACCTCGCGAACGTCGCGGGGATGCAACACATCGACCCGATCGAGGACTTTCCGATGGAGACCTACGATACGATGCACCGGATCATGCTCCGCGCGCCGCTGTACCTCTCGAAACTGTGCATCCCGCACTTCCGAGAGACCGAGGATGGGGAGGGCTGTGTCGGCAACATGGGCTCGGTTCACGGCCACTACGTCACCAGCGACAAGGTCGGTTACAACGTCTCGAAGTTCGGCCTGCGCGGCCTGACCCAGTCGATCGCCGCCGAGGGTGAGGGGGCGATCCGCTCGTTCTCGGTCAGCACCGGCTACGTGAAGACGCCACTCGTGACCGACCAACTCGAGGACACCGCCGAACAGCGCGGGATCTCGGTCGACGAGGTAATCGAGGACGTCATGCTCGGCCAGTCCCGCGTCAAGGAGATGATGGAGCCGGTCGACGTCGCCAACCTCTTCCTGCTCGGCTTCTCGGATCTGGGCCGGCACCTCGACGGCGGCGACCTGTTGTTTGATGGTGGCATGACCCTTACCTACGAGTAA
- a CDS encoding carboxylate--amine ligase: MADTVYDTRTAIDELEDRSFDRPPAIVCNAHITGLAVARALADHGVPVVTLDRSPDGVAPYSEGVELAGLVTYPLDDLEAFGEELAAIADALEHDPVLFPCMDEWVHAVADLDPDRIDLPFADFETVDAILDKTSLYERADELDVPTPETYRLDETDPDAAADELNLPLIVKPALKRRFEDAFGTNLVEVESREEYDEIVERARDADMRVMAQEKIPKEQGDLYTLASYVPESGVDDAVTFVGRRRAIYPPDFGTTCLVSGTDVPEIERDALAVLDDAGYHGISEAEFLYDARTDEYRLLDINTRPWKWIGLPIAAGANLPAAAYADATGGDYEPGVVRDATWVYLKDYATLLANHAVEDHLSREQWRSIVAGEFERRDDLTTAVYRPSDPDPTYRLLATEFGTREYYCPC, translated from the coding sequence ATGGCAGACACAGTCTACGATACGCGAACCGCCATCGACGAACTGGAAGATCGGTCGTTCGACCGACCGCCGGCGATCGTCTGCAACGCCCACATCACCGGCCTGGCGGTTGCCCGCGCGCTCGCGGACCACGGCGTGCCGGTGGTCACGCTCGACCGCTCGCCCGACGGGGTCGCGCCGTACTCCGAGGGGGTCGAGCTGGCGGGCCTGGTCACCTATCCGCTCGACGATCTCGAGGCGTTCGGGGAGGAACTGGCGGCGATCGCGGACGCGCTCGAACACGACCCGGTGCTGTTCCCGTGTATGGACGAGTGGGTCCACGCCGTCGCCGACCTCGACCCCGACAGGATCGACCTGCCGTTCGCCGACTTCGAGACGGTCGACGCGATCTTAGACAAGACCTCGCTCTACGAGCGGGCCGACGAATTGGACGTGCCGACCCCCGAGACCTACCGGCTCGACGAGACCGATCCCGACGCCGCGGCCGATGAACTGAACCTTCCGCTGATCGTCAAACCGGCCCTGAAGCGGCGGTTCGAGGACGCGTTCGGGACGAACCTCGTCGAAGTCGAAAGTCGAGAAGAGTACGACGAGATCGTCGAGCGCGCCCGCGACGCGGACATGCGAGTGATGGCCCAAGAGAAGATTCCGAAGGAGCAGGGCGACCTCTACACGCTCGCGTCGTACGTCCCCGAGTCGGGCGTCGACGACGCCGTCACCTTCGTCGGCCGGCGCCGCGCGATCTATCCGCCCGACTTCGGGACGACCTGCCTGGTTTCCGGCACCGACGTCCCCGAGATCGAACGGGACGCGCTCGCAGTGCTCGACGACGCCGGCTACCACGGCATCAGCGAGGCGGAGTTCCTCTACGACGCGCGGACCGACGAGTACCGGCTGCTCGATATCAACACCAGGCCGTGGAAGTGGATCGGGCTCCCGATCGCGGCGGGGGCGAACCTCCCCGCGGCGGCCTACGCCGACGCGACCGGCGGCGACTACGAGCCTGGCGTGGTCCGGGACGCGACCTGGGTCTACCTCAAGGACTACGCGACGCTGCTGGCGAACCACGCGGTCGAGGATCACCTCTCGCGCGAGCAGTGGCGCTCGATCGTCGCCGGCGAATTCGAGCGGCGCGACGATCTCACGACGGCCGTCTACCGGCCGAGCGATCCGGATCCGACATACCGGCTCCTCGCGACGGAATTCGGGACGAGAGAGTACTACTGTCCCTGTTGA